A genomic window from Synechococcus sp. CBW1107 includes:
- a CDS encoding fumarate reductase/succinate dehydrogenase flavoprotein subunit, whose translation MRLEPRLPTGPVADAWGRRRQELAQIAPANRRRYRVLVVGSGLAGAAAAASLAEQGYRVRVLTYHDSPRRAHSVAAQGGINAARNYQNDGDSVDRLFRDTVRGGDFRARELGCHRLAEISGSIIDQCVALGVPFAREYGGTLSNRSFGGSQVSRTFYARGQTGQQLLYGVVQALLRQVEAGRVELCPQRDVLDLISLDGVARGAICRHRLSGALETHTADAVLLASGGYSNVFHRSTNAVRSNASALWRCHRRGALMANPCFTQIHPTCIPSGDPDQSKLTLMSESLRNDGRVWLPRRAGDHRTPDQVPEVERDYFLERLYPSYGNLVPRDVASRRARELCGAGHGVGPAGRSIYLDFEEAIEREGRGVIQARYGNLFSMYERITGVDPYREPMRIYPAPHYTMGGLWVDYHLMSTIPGLFVLGEANFSEHGANRLGASALMQGLADGLFIAPATVPAWLAEHPHPALPHHHPACRDAVEGVRQRIAGLRAIGGSRLAVDLRRLLGGLLIESCGISRSAAGLRSGLEGVAALRASFDQDLRLPDPETPLDPELERALQLEDYLELAELMLRDALAREESCGAHFREEHQSESGEALRRDAGFSHIAAWEWRSDGAPIRHQEPLHFRAISPTARSYR comes from the coding sequence ATGCGGCTTGAACCCCGGCTGCCGACGGGCCCGGTGGCTGACGCCTGGGGCCGGCGCCGTCAGGAGTTGGCCCAGATCGCGCCCGCCAACCGCCGCCGGTACCGGGTGCTGGTGGTGGGCAGTGGCCTGGCGGGCGCGGCCGCCGCCGCCAGCCTTGCCGAGCAGGGCTATCGGGTGAGGGTGCTCACCTACCACGACAGTCCCAGACGGGCTCATTCCGTGGCCGCCCAGGGGGGTATCAATGCTGCCCGGAACTATCAGAACGACGGCGACAGTGTCGATCGATTGTTCCGGGATACGGTGCGCGGCGGTGATTTCCGCGCCCGTGAGCTGGGCTGCCACCGGCTGGCGGAGATCAGCGGCTCGATCATCGATCAGTGCGTGGCCCTGGGGGTCCCCTTCGCCCGTGAGTATGGCGGCACCCTCTCCAACCGCAGCTTCGGCGGCTCCCAGGTGAGCCGCACCTTCTACGCCCGTGGTCAGACGGGCCAGCAGCTCCTCTACGGCGTGGTCCAGGCCCTGTTGCGGCAGGTGGAGGCCGGGCGGGTGGAGCTCTGCCCCCAGCGGGATGTGCTCGATCTGATCAGCCTCGATGGTGTGGCCCGTGGAGCCATCTGCCGCCACCGGCTCAGCGGCGCCCTCGAGACCCACACGGCCGATGCCGTGCTGCTGGCCAGCGGTGGGTACAGCAACGTGTTCCACCGCTCCACCAACGCGGTGCGCTCCAACGCCAGTGCCCTCTGGCGCTGCCACCGCCGCGGTGCCCTGATGGCGAACCCCTGCTTCACCCAGATTCACCCCACCTGCATCCCCAGCGGCGATCCCGACCAGAGCAAGCTCACCTTGATGAGCGAGAGCCTGCGCAACGACGGGCGGGTCTGGCTGCCGCGGCGGGCCGGGGACCACCGCACCCCCGATCAGGTGCCGGAGGTGGAGCGGGATTATTTCCTCGAGCGGCTCTATCCCAGCTACGGCAACCTGGTGCCCCGCGATGTGGCCTCCAGACGCGCCCGTGAGCTCTGTGGGGCCGGCCATGGGGTCGGGCCTGCCGGCCGCTCGATCTATCTGGATTTCGAGGAGGCGATCGAACGGGAGGGCCGCGGGGTGATCCAAGCCCGCTACGGCAACCTCTTCTCGATGTACGAGCGCATCACCGGAGTCGACCCCTACCGGGAACCGATGCGCATCTACCCCGCTCCCCACTACACGATGGGTGGGCTTTGGGTCGACTACCACCTGATGAGCACGATCCCGGGGCTGTTCGTGCTCGGCGAGGCGAACTTCTCCGAGCACGGTGCCAACCGGCTCGGGGCCAGTGCCCTGATGCAGGGCCTGGCCGATGGGCTGTTCATCGCCCCGGCCACCGTGCCGGCCTGGCTGGCTGAGCATCCACACCCCGCGCTGCCCCACCATCACCCCGCCTGCCGCGACGCCGTGGAGGGCGTGCGCCAGCGCATCGCCGGCCTGCGGGCCATCGGAGGTAGCAGGCTGGCGGTGGACCTGCGGCGCCTGCTGGGGGGCCTGCTGATCGAGAGCTGCGGTATCAGCCGCTCGGCGGCTGGCCTGCGATCTGGCCTGGAGGGAGTGGCGGCCCTGCGCGCAAGCTTCGATCAGGACCTGCGGCTCCCCGATCCCGAAACACCACTGGATCCCGAGCTGGAAAGGGCCCTCCAGCTGGAGGATTACCTCGAGCTGGCCGAGCTGATGCTGCGCGATGCCCTGGCGCGGGAGGAGTCGTGTGGCGCCCATTTCCGCGAGGAGCACCAGAGCGAGAGCGGCGAAGCCCTGCGCCGTGACGCCGGGTTCAGCCACATCGCCGCCTGGGAATGGCGGTCTGATGGCGCACCCATCCGCCACCAGGAACCCCTTCACTTCCGTGCGATCAGCCCCACGGCCAGGAGTTACCGATGA
- a CDS encoding succinate dehydrogenase cytochrome b subunit produces the protein MAQAIPISAAGLMLFVLAHGLGASLALVDPAAFERYATALHHAWWLPPLELSLALVALIHLSLTLQRVIINRRARGAVPYDQWRSRRSQPLAALAGRWSPFSGAVLLLFLAVHLAQLRWPRPGDGLERQALTLALASPWALVLYVLAGVALGLHLLHGAESLARSLGWLDESNAMGLRLAGRALAAVIGGGFALLPLALRATGPLAGAGF, from the coding sequence ATGGCCCAGGCAATCCCGATCTCGGCAGCAGGTCTGATGCTGTTCGTTCTGGCCCATGGACTGGGAGCCAGCCTGGCGCTGGTCGATCCGGCCGCCTTCGAGCGCTACGCCACGGCCCTGCATCACGCTTGGTGGTTGCCGCCCCTGGAGCTCAGCCTGGCGCTGGTCGCCCTCATCCACCTGAGCCTCACGCTCCAGCGCGTGATCATCAACCGGCGGGCCCGGGGTGCGGTTCCCTATGACCAGTGGCGCAGCCGGCGTTCTCAGCCCCTGGCAGCTCTGGCTGGCCGCTGGTCCCCATTCAGCGGAGCCGTGCTGTTGCTGTTCCTGGCTGTCCATCTTGCCCAGCTGCGCTGGCCAAGGCCTGGGGATGGGCTCGAGCGGCAGGCCCTGACTCTGGCGCTCGCCTCCCCCTGGGCCCTGGTGCTCTACGTCCTGGCGGGGGTGGCCCTGGGTCTGCATCTGCTCCATGGTGCCGAGAGCCTGGCCCGCAGTCTCGGCTGGCTGGATGAGAGCAACGCCATGGGGCTGCGCCTGGCCGGCCGTGCCTTGGCTGCCGTGATCGGCGGAGGCTTTGCCCTGCTGCCGCTGGCGCTGCGGGCCACAGGACCCCTGGCCGGGGCTGGGTTCTGA
- a CDS encoding sensor domain-containing diguanylate cyclase gives MNETSGDPSARSYPVPADEALRLRELQRHQLLDHAGDHHFDRIAKLASAIFDMPIALISLVDHDRQWFLSRKGLEVTETPREVAFCAHTIASDEVMVVPDALQDGRFSSNPLVLSPPGIRFYAGAPLRTKDGHNLGTLCVIDQKPREFSPEQKQQLRMLADLVMREIEWRHDSSLCPVTGLSNRGALFSVGQREMDQARKADEPMALICLDIDNFRQINNRWGHPAGDQVLLDFSRLCKGFLREQDFIARLGDEEFVILLIGQGGEEALQMAEQIRNATSRMTGVFSDSGYHLSISGGVSALSHDDTCFGDLMQRAERALELAKTNGRNQVASMLRP, from the coding sequence ATGAACGAGACCTCAGGCGATCCGTCGGCCCGCTCCTACCCGGTCCCCGCCGATGAGGCCCTGCGCCTGAGGGAACTGCAACGTCATCAACTGCTCGATCATGCCGGTGATCACCATTTCGATCGGATCGCCAAACTGGCGAGCGCCATCTTCGACATGCCCATCGCCCTGATCTCCCTGGTGGATCACGACCGGCAGTGGTTCCTCTCGAGGAAGGGTCTGGAGGTGACCGAGACCCCGCGGGAGGTGGCCTTCTGCGCCCACACCATCGCCAGTGACGAGGTGATGGTGGTGCCCGATGCCTTGCAGGACGGACGCTTCAGCAGCAACCCCCTTGTGCTCTCCCCACCAGGAATCCGCTTTTACGCCGGGGCTCCCCTGCGCACCAAGGACGGTCACAACCTGGGCACGCTGTGCGTGATCGATCAGAAACCCAGGGAGTTCAGCCCGGAGCAGAAGCAGCAGTTGCGCATGCTGGCCGACCTGGTGATGCGCGAAATCGAATGGCGCCACGACTCGAGCCTCTGTCCCGTGACGGGGCTCTCCAACCGCGGCGCACTGTTCAGTGTTGGGCAACGGGAGATGGATCAGGCCCGCAAGGCCGATGAACCCATGGCCCTGATCTGTCTCGACATCGATAACTTCCGTCAGATCAACAACCGCTGGGGACATCCCGCCGGCGACCAGGTGCTGCTCGATTTCAGTCGTCTCTGCAAGGGGTTTCTGCGTGAACAGGATTTCATCGCCCGCCTCGGTGATGAGGAGTTCGTGATCCTGCTGATCGGCCAGGGAGGCGAGGAGGCCCTGCAGATGGCCGAGCAGATCCGCAACGCCACCAGCCGCATGACTGGCGTGTTCTCCGACTCCGGCTATCACCTGAGCATCAGCGGCGGAGTGTCGGCGCTCTCCCACGACGACACCTGCTTCGGCGACCTGATGCAACGGGCTGAAAGGGCCCTGGAGCTGGCCAAGACCAATGGCCGCAACCAGGTTGCCTCCATGCTCAGACCATGA
- a CDS encoding transglutaminase family protein: MLFEIHHSIRFRYERPVFLEPMTVRLSPRQDVTQRLISHDLTVSEAPAGHSLIIEPDGTDARVLWFSDKREHLHLQVHSVVETLRCNPFDWILTHPQAQRLPAAYPAAEAVSLAPSRSEPASGDPGSSPVGTWAAAIAAQVQHSTPDFLTRLADDIHHGFHHIGRLDGEPLSPEDTLSSRCGACRDTAMLYVTACRSQGLAARFVSGYSMHHPPEVSEHELHAWAEVYLPGGGWRGYDPSLGLAVADGHVALAASPDHLMAAPTTGTYRGTDVGSELSYTIVLKVSDPEEGRG, encoded by the coding sequence ATGCTGTTTGAGATCCACCACTCCATCCGGTTCCGCTATGAGCGGCCGGTGTTCCTCGAGCCGATGACCGTGCGGCTCAGTCCCCGCCAGGATGTGACCCAGCGGCTGATCTCCCATGACCTGACCGTGTCGGAGGCTCCGGCGGGTCACAGCCTGATCATCGAACCCGATGGCACCGACGCCAGAGTGCTCTGGTTCAGCGACAAGCGTGAGCACCTGCACCTTCAGGTGCACTCCGTGGTGGAGACCCTGCGCTGCAATCCCTTCGACTGGATCCTCACCCACCCCCAGGCGCAGCGGCTGCCGGCGGCTTACCCCGCCGCCGAAGCGGTCTCCCTGGCTCCCAGCCGCTCCGAGCCGGCAAGCGGCGATCCCGGTTCCAGCCCCGTGGGCACCTGGGCGGCGGCGATAGCCGCCCAGGTGCAGCATTCCACCCCTGACTTTCTGACGCGACTGGCCGATGACATTCATCATGGCTTCCACCACATCGGCCGGCTGGACGGCGAGCCACTCAGCCCGGAGGACACCCTCTCCAGCCGCTGCGGCGCCTGCCGTGACACGGCGATGCTCTACGTGACGGCCTGCCGCAGCCAGGGGCTGGCAGCACGGTTTGTGAGTGGCTACTCCATGCATCACCCGCCTGAGGTGAGCGAGCACGAACTGCATGCCTGGGCCGAGGTTTATCTCCCGGGCGGTGGCTGGCGTGGCTACGACCCAAGCCTGGGGCTGGCGGTGGCCGACGGCCATGTCGCCCTGGCGGCATCGCCCGACCACCTGATGGCAGCACCCACCACGGGCACGTACCGGGGCACCGACGTGGGCTCCGAGCTGAGCTACACCATCGTCCTCAAGGTCTCGGACCCGGAAGAAGGACGCGGCTAG
- a CDS encoding 4a-hydroxytetrahydrobiopterin dehydratase translates to MELSDERCVPCRDGAPTLTTRELEELLPSLDGWQVVDHHHLHKGWSFADFQSALDWINRAGAVCEAAGHHADFSLGWGRAEADIYTHKVNGLTRADVVLAAKLDAIDTTPASTAGDHAAG, encoded by the coding sequence ATGGAACTGAGCGACGAGCGCTGCGTGCCCTGCCGCGATGGGGCCCCCACCCTCACAACCAGGGAGCTGGAGGAGCTTCTGCCCAGCCTGGACGGCTGGCAGGTGGTCGACCACCACCATCTCCACAAAGGCTGGTCGTTTGCCGATTTCCAATCGGCGCTCGACTGGATCAACCGGGCCGGAGCGGTCTGCGAGGCGGCCGGTCACCATGCCGATTTCTCCCTGGGCTGGGGCCGTGCCGAGGCTGACATCTACACCCACAAGGTGAATGGCCTGACCCGGGCGGATGTGGTGCTGGCCGCCAAGCTCGATGCCATCGACACCACGCCGGCCTCCACCGCTGGGGACCATGCCGCTGGCTAG
- a CDS encoding DUF3136 domain-containing protein codes for MAMTEAASLTVGELEANYHLYCKAMKMLIMEERTSQEIQRTVCWSRLETLHNCLPSMYKAPDYLFTLLRREHLQKKEAK; via the coding sequence ATGGCCATGACTGAAGCAGCCTCCCTGACGGTCGGCGAGCTTGAGGCGAACTATCACCTCTATTGCAAAGCCATGAAAATGTTGATCATGGAGGAGAGAACCTCGCAGGAAATTCAACGAACCGTGTGCTGGAGTCGACTGGAGACACTGCACAATTGCCTGCCGAGCATGTACAAGGCACCTGATTATCTCTTCACTCTGCTGCGACGTGAGCATCTGCAGAAGAAGGAGGCGAAATAG
- a CDS encoding patatin family protein, giving the protein MALIVDSKAEDPTGPRYWTRSRLGEHLHQRRPGIPVSLRRLPRIQSRLLLPHERDVSLKSLGLAMGSGGARGWAHIGILRALQEEKIKIDYISGASIGALVGAIFCAGELDDLEDFVRDLSWKDMLTYFDMVFPSSGLLDGNKVYDLLSDHMQGLLIEESEIPFCCVATDLIRGKEVLLKSGSMVDAVRASISVPGIFTPFCHGDLYLGDGGIVNPVPVNVARAMGAELVIAVNLNRNDITDGLEHLSGDELIKDAGRSDDHGQGENNQPRRTPGEVSKRRKETFLKSLNDRYESFRDSMHDKVDLWLSSDDACPNIFEVIGTSLNVMEQQVTRSRLQTHAPDLLIEPQLAEFAIFDFHKADRIIHAGYTTMKQQMPSLKELL; this is encoded by the coding sequence ATGGCGTTGATCGTTGATTCAAAAGCTGAAGATCCAACAGGCCCCCGATACTGGACGCGATCTCGGCTGGGTGAGCATCTGCACCAACGTCGTCCAGGAATTCCGGTATCGTTGAGACGATTACCTCGTATCCAATCGAGACTTCTGCTCCCCCATGAACGTGATGTCAGCTTGAAGAGCCTGGGACTGGCCATGGGAAGCGGCGGAGCCAGGGGTTGGGCCCATATCGGCATTCTGCGTGCTCTGCAGGAAGAGAAGATCAAAATCGACTACATTTCGGGAGCGAGCATCGGAGCTTTGGTGGGAGCCATCTTCTGCGCCGGGGAACTTGATGATCTGGAAGACTTCGTCAGAGACCTGAGCTGGAAGGACATGCTGACCTACTTTGACATGGTCTTCCCCAGCAGTGGCCTTCTTGATGGCAACAAGGTCTACGACCTGTTGTCGGATCACATGCAAGGACTGTTGATCGAGGAATCCGAGATTCCGTTCTGCTGTGTGGCGACCGATCTCATCAGAGGAAAGGAAGTTCTTCTGAAGTCAGGTTCCATGGTGGACGCGGTGCGAGCCAGCATCTCGGTGCCGGGAATCTTCACGCCCTTCTGTCATGGTGACCTGTATCTCGGCGACGGCGGTATCGTCAATCCGGTTCCGGTCAACGTGGCCAGGGCAATGGGTGCTGAACTCGTGATCGCGGTGAATCTCAATCGCAACGATATCACTGATGGGCTCGAACACTTGTCCGGTGATGAGCTCATCAAAGACGCAGGAAGATCGGATGATCACGGTCAGGGCGAGAACAACCAGCCGAGAAGAACTCCCGGTGAAGTTTCGAAGCGCCGCAAAGAGACATTTTTAAAGAGTCTCAATGATCGGTATGAGAGCTTTCGGGATAGCATGCACGACAAAGTGGACCTGTGGCTCTCCAGCGATGATGCTTGTCCAAACATCTTTGAAGTGATTGGTACCTCGCTGAATGTCATGGAACAGCAGGTCACGCGCAGCCGCCTGCAAACCCATGCTCCTGATCTGCTGATCGAGCCCCAGCTGGCTGAGTTCGCCATTTTTGACTTTCATAAGGCCGACAGAATCATTCACGCGGGCTACACCACGATGAAGCAGCAGATGCCATCCCTGAAGGAGCTGCTCTGA